Proteins encoded together in one Xenopus laevis strain J_2021 chromosome 6L, Xenopus_laevis_v10.1, whole genome shotgun sequence window:
- the arc.L gene encoding activity-regulated cytoskeleton-associated protein, translating into MAITMAASGMLVPSLTIPEQTVALQIGTCSPAEMLDRVRKTQVYILSGVSRQVESELKCFKRSVMRLNSNMTDEAPAIGIQRWKRSIKSCLIRCQGTLVNLERWVKREMNSWREVFSRFEKMVSKTDQAVYRASKVDEKPRRFFQGFGFLGDKKEEAELSQDIVDPYAPSPKKECEPHQWVVISVDVLSPPEFDANMSEDPREFIVNLEKYFKRSGWDEKVWLSQVDDHLKGAAKKWWEYRKETIDSWHDFKVAFLQYCERLLVRDAIKRDLDLPQRRWEPLEQFVWKKRALYHRLYVDANEEEMIHYIISTLHPEIKRFLKPPFPKTVDELVQMGKEIQFEFEQSEKQTLKSAYSDEQISTKLKVMVTKDPYDSNSVCTEKM; encoded by the coding sequence ATGGCAATAACTATGGCTGCTAGTGGAATGCTTGTTCCTTCTTTAACTATTCCTGAGCAAACTGTGGCTCTTCAGATTGGAACATGCAGCCCAGCAGAAATGTTGGACCGGGTCAGAAAGACACAGGTTTATATCTTGTCTGGGGTTTCTAGACAGGTTGAGAGTGAGCTTAAATGCTTTAAACGGTCAGTGATGAGGCTGAATTCCAACATGACTGATGAAGCCCCAGCAATAGGGATACAAAGATGGAAGCGTTCCATAAAGTCATGTTTAATTAGGTGCCAGGGCACCCTTGTAAATTTAGAAAGGTGGGTCAAGAGAGAGATGAATTCCTGGAGAGAGGTGTTTTCTCGCTTTGAAAAAATGGTGAGCAAAACAGACCAGGCTGTATACAGGGCCAGTAAAGTGGATGAAAAACCAAGAAGGTTTTTCCAAGGCTTTGGATTTTTAGGTGATaagaaagaggaagcagagtTATCCCAAGACATTGTAGACCCCTATGCTCCTAGCCCAAAAAAGGAATGTGAACCACATCAATGGGTAGTCATTTCAGTTGACGTTCTCTCCCCTCCCGAGTTTGATGCCAATATGTCAGAAGATCCCAGGGAGTTCATTGTAAACCTGGAGAAATATTTCAAGCGCAGTGGTTGGGATGAAAAAGTTTGGTTATCACAGGTTGATGATCACTTAAAAGGAGCAGCTAAGAAATGGTGGGAATATAGAAAGGAGACCATAGACAGCTGGCATGATTTCAAAGTTGCATTCTTGCAGTATTGTGAAAGGCTTTTGGTTAGAGATGCCATCAAACGGGACTTAGATCTCCCCCAAAGACGCTGGGAGCCCTTAGAGCAGTTTGTATGGAAGAAAAGGGCCCTGTACCACAGGCTTTATGTAGATGCCAATGAGGAAGAGATGATTCACTATATTATTAGCACCCTACACCCCGAGATCAAGCGTTTCTTGAAGCCCCCATTTCCCAAGACTGTCGATGAGTTAGTCCAGATGGGCAAAGAAATTCAGTTTGAATTTGAGCAGtcagagaaacaaacccttaaatcAGCTTACTCAGATGAGCAAATTAGCACCAAGCTGAAGGTGATGGTCACAAAGGACCCTTATGATAGCAACAGCGTTTGTACTGAGAAAATGTAA